DNA from Elaeis guineensis isolate ETL-2024a chromosome 2, EG11, whole genome shotgun sequence:
CTAATGGTTTGTAGATTGAAGCCTATCCTTCCTGGTTGATCTCTCCAGAGCAGAACGTGTTTGTATTGATGATCACAGCATCTCTGACAATATTCTTATAGCTCGGGAGTTCATGCATGATGTCAACTGTGTCCTCCTTCATCATAGTCTCATGACGATCAACCTCAACATGGAGCAAGCTTATGATCGTATGAGCTAGCAATTCCTCAAAGATGCTCTATCAAACTTTGACTTTCATTTTCGATAGATTGGCTGGACCATGGTGTGCATTCAGAGTCCATCTTTTGCTATTTTGATTAATGGGATGCCATTAGAATTCTTCTATTCCACCATCAACCTGAGGGTAGTCTTAAACCCCTATGTACCTGCATCGAGGGTCCAATCGATATCGCATCTTCTTTTCACTATGATTGCCTACTGATGGGCCGAATATGGTCCGAAATGTCATTGGCTTCAGAAGGATTTTGGAGGACTACTGCAGCGATTCGGATCATGAGAAGGTAAACCTCTCCAAGTTGGTAGTACTCTTTAGCCCAAAGATGCTGGTGCGGTTGTAGCATTTGATCTAAGACTGATTGGGTGTAGCTGAGCACAACAGGGCTCTTCAGTATCTAGGGTCCCTATCTCTGGTCGTAGGCTAAGGAGCACTGACTGTGAGGGGTTGGAGCAAAATATCCAAAAGCATCTGGAAGGCCGGTAGTCCCGGGATCTCTCGATGATGGGTAGGGTCATCTTAGTAAAGTTTGTTCTTACCTCCATGCCCATCTACCTACTTTTAAACTCTATTTTGCCTAAACCTCCGATGGTGAAGCTTGAGCAGCACCTCCAGAACTTATGGGATTCATACTCCGATGGTGGTGGTAGCATGCATCTTTTGGCTTGGGACGTGGTCTACCAATCGATAGGGGAAGATGGCCTAGACATTCAATCTTTGGTTACAAGGTAAGAGACTCTGATTACTCGGCATGCTGCTAGGCTGTTACTAGGTCCTGAGTTTATGTAGAGCGTGATGATGTGGGCGAGGCATGGCACTTGACCAACCAATGGTGAATTGTAGATTAGCCAACGTGCTTTCTTTCTGTGGAAGAAGATTGTATGCATGCCCCTGATGTGATCCCTCAGACTAGGTGGCTGGTGGAAGATAGTCAGACTATGAGCATTCTATTTAATCCTTAAGTGGCTGACATCTCATTGGCTTGATTGCCGATGTTAATTAGCATCCAAGTGACTGAGTCGATGAGAGTTTGTGATCTTCTCCATACTGATGGTCGGGGCTGGAGGTTGATGTTGTGACTAGCTTTTTTGGGGAGTAGATGGGCCGATGAGTGCTTTCATTGGCAATTCctcttcatcataatctagatgttaGGGTTTGGAGGTCTTCCTGTATGGCTAGGCCCATCACGATTAACCCCTACCGTTTGTACCACCAGGAGCCCACCAGACACCTGGATAGTGGGTGGATCTAAAAGCTTCGAGTGCTCTTGTGTAACTTGGAGACGACTTTTAGCAGAGCTTTCTTGAGAGAGAGATATGGATATCCAGTCAAATTGCCCTTATTGCGATATGGAGGAGGAGACGATGGCGCATTCCCTTTTTGGTTCTCTCAGGCCAGACAGGTCAGGGGCTTGCCGATCTTCACCATCGAATTGTCTAGGTTGAGAATCCAGTTGAAGCTTTCTTAGACTTATTGAGGTCGAGAGCTGCATATATAGCCCAGCATATCTGGCTGGCCAGGATCAACCTGGTCTTAGAACCGGGAGGACTTCGGCACGATTTATCTTGGAGAGAGCCCTTACCCTAGCAGTGAAGATGATCGATGTGACCTCgagatctttgaagatcttggaCTTCCATCCTGCTCATGTAGTGACCCAGTAGATGTTTATCACTTGGGAGCCCCTCTTCTAAGGTACCTCAAAGTCAACTTTGATGGTAGCATTTGAGGCAGGCTTGGAGGTGCTGGTTTTATGATCCATAGGCCTGACTTCTAGATTGGTCGTGGCAGAAAGATGCCAGCTCTTCGAGTCTACAGTTCCTAGGATGGAGGTCCGGACTGCATGGGCTGGGATTGTGTATGCTTGGAGGACTCTGCACATGGATCATATAGTCATTGAGGATGATTCTACCATGGTGTGACGGTGGTGTCATGGATTCAAGGAGCACACAGAGAGTTGTTTCTCATTATATCCTACGATACATCTTTACATTGTTATTTGAGTGTATAGATCTCTCTATTAGACACATCACTGAAATATCAACACTACAGCTGATTGAGTCACGACTTATATTGTGGAGCACATCAGAGATCTTTTGTGGACTGATCTAGGATTGATTTCTTGACTTTTTAAGAATATTTTGCTTTCTAACTCTCTTGGATATATTCCCACAAAATTTGTATGGATGATctgtttttatcaaaaaaaaattgaaatgagaGGTCAGCAGAAAATATTCCACAGATAACTTAAATAATCTTCACAAAGTCATCAATTTACAAAAACCCATATTTACTGACTTTAATACGATGAAAACCCTTGCTATCCAGGATAAAACTCTTCAGCGCTTATGACCCTCGAATTCTTTTTACACAGTTTGACCTGTCTCGTGAGACATCGAAATATTTTcaaataactaaaaattaaatcctaacaatcttccaACCTATCAAACCCACTATATTATTAATTTACAACTCTTGCACCCAATTTTAAGCAATTTTACTCAAATCAAGAGTCTAAAATCAACTCTAAATATATGGAAGaaatatctaaaatataataaaaaaatattagtttgtCTTTTATTACATGGCGGCCGCTGGACTATCATTTCATAGcccagatcaaaaaaaaaaaaaaagccacgccTCAGAATCACATTCCACCATCCCAGCAAGTACATGACGCAGGTTAGACTTGAGGAATGATCACGAATTAGCTCGAACGAACAAGATGGAGTGACTGTTCCACGTTTCtaccatcaatctaattgatcATCCCGTGTGAGATACCCAAATGATCATGTCCGTCATCTTTGGGTCATATCCttcgcatgaaagaatgattAATCTTCCTTTGCAAAACCCTCCAACCCTCCCCTCCATCAGCACAAATGACAAGACAAACATCACGCTTTACAAGTGATATAAAATGCGATCCAACAGTTCACACCAAGAAAGAAGACCAATCATTCTTTCGTGCAAAAAATGCAACCAGAACCCATGCCCATCTGGCTTTAATATGCGACTGAAAACAAGGAGGTGACCAACTGCTTCACCTCCTACAGAGGCGAACAGCAAATCCTCAATCTCATCAGATCAATGTATCATTAACACTCAGAAAATCGATAAAATGACCATACCGTGACAACAGGGCATGGTAAGACCTTTCTACTCATACAGCTAGAAAGAATAGCGTTCAGGCTATACATGCATAACATCCAAAATACAATGTCAATCCCAACCCAGTTCCCAACAGGAGAACATTAGAACGAAAATACTCATTCAAAAGGGATAATACTAAACCACAATTCATCAACAAAGCAAACTTTTATGCAGTCGCAAATGACATTACTATACTCAAAAGCACCAGTTTGAATGAGGGATGTGTAGCGATCATATATCCACCCATATCAGCATTTGAAGCCATGGCAAACAGACAATATTATGATGAGGATTAATGCAATGATGATGCCCAAAACGATCAGCTTTATCTTCATGTTCTGGAACCACATTTTCCTCCTCATCTTTGTCCCCTGCTGCCTGAAATCTTGAGCCTGCAAGGGCCAAATACCAGAAAACAAATTAATAAAGAGATGCCCAGTGGGGGTAAAAAACACCCAAAAAATGAAACTGAATGCAAACTATCCCATCCGCACGGTACTCCCAAATGCAAATCCAAGAAAATATTCAGAGGCCTGCCAAGGGTTGGTGAATGTAAGTTACAGACCTGAGAACGAAGATTCTCAGTTTTGTCAACAAGCAGCTCGATTTTCTCCCCACGATCAAGAACCTGAAAATTAAGAAATGTTCTCAAGGAATTAATTATGCTAGTTGCCAGGAACAAGGCACTACTGGCAACATTCCACAGCTTGGAACAACAAAATCTTCAAAATGATCACAAGCTGAAGCATTAAAGTAGATATCAGGATGTACCTTTTCGATATTTTCCATCATAACTCCTTTAACTTCCGAAACCTGTGCTTTCACTTTTGCCAGTTTGCTTATTTCCTCAGGGTGGTCCACACAATACTGCATATGCTCTTTCAGTTTTGAGCTGcaattttagtaaatatttttgaacattaaATAATGATTTCGCTACAAAAAAGACAAAGAAAGCCACAGCAGCATCTTTGATTGGTTAGGAAGCAAAAAAAATACCCAAACTCTCGGTTGAGGCTGTTCGCTGCAGCTGTTGCAGCTTTTCCTCCTCCAAATCTTTTGTTGAAATCCTCCTTAATCCTCTCCAGGAAGGCAATTGGAATTTGTCTGCCGGCTGACTCAACCGCGACTACACAATAAGCTGCAAAAGCCAAGATTGATTTTAGCTATTCATAATGAGTGTATAAAAGGTAAAGAACTCCTGTATTCATGTACTCGGTTTAGATATGCAAAATTCTTGTGAAAGACTATCCAAAAAGAATAAATAGCACTTTGCTCCTTAATTTGACAAAGATTACTAAAGCATGAACTGCTACCAGAATACATCCTTGTGTAAGGTACAAAAGAACAATTAACAAGCCCATACCAAAAAATTATGCCCAACCCACCAAACTTAGACTAATTTATTTGATTCATCCTCAAGAATCACACCTATTTGGAGCACAAACATTCACAAAGCAGTAGTGCTGAATACAGGTAAAGCCAATGCTAAACATGACACTCAGCAAGAAGAAGTTGAAAGCCATCTGAGAGCATCAGCATGGATCTTAGAAGTACAAAACCAGATAGCCACAGAAGATAAATCTGAAGGGATTTTATCACTTGTAACACCATATGATTCGTTTTATCATGGCTCATCAGAGTTACAACCAAACTTTTGCTTAGGCTTTCAACTCACTAAAAGAAATAGTATCATATGCCTCTCTTCTGGATCCGACAGTGCCTGtaataaaaaatcttttaaaatcttttaatattcTCCCTCTTTCAATAGCAGCCTAACAATGTGATTATGCACGTAACCTCAGACACAAAGTGCTGCCAATTTCGATAGAACAACATAATTTTCCATACACTCAACTGAGTACGTATCGGTATCTGACTGCTCTCACAGTCATTACACATCTAGCATTGCTACAAAATAAGGTGCCACTCAAACTTATACGCCCATCATTTCTAAAGATTCATCCTTGTTTTGCTCTTTTCTGAACCAGACTTGTTCATCATACTGTTACTTATCCAGGAACCAGCCAACCAAATGTCACAACTATATACTTTGAATCCACCAATTCCAGGAAAGTCCTTAAATGATTTGAAGTCCCAAATGAAGTAACATAAGATACAAGATACAGAAGTTATTTGGAGCAATAGTCATAGACCAGAGACAATCATTTTATGGTAGCACTTCCTGAAGCAATCATTCTTACCATGCCACAATAACAGAAAAACCAATCGAGATGTTTGGAAAAGGAGACCTCTAGACAGCCAAGCTTTAATTGACAACCTTCAAGATCTCAATCACCTATCCTTGACACCCAATGATAAGATTCAATATCACACACAGCCGGCAGCACTACCAGGCAAACAGTACCTCTATCAAATAAAATGATGATGTTgaatttgatcaatttttaacCATCAAACAATTATAAAGGCATCCTGCTGGCTCTATCTCCAGTTAATATCCAGGTACCAAAAGAATAAATATGAGGGGCAGCATGATAACCCCTCTTTTTCAACAGAAAATTGCTCAGTATTGGGCATATCATGTGATATGAGCCATTGCATACGGACAAGAAAATATAACAACATATTCTTTTCGGTGATGGCCATGTTATATTCCCCTCCTTGATGGTCATAATgtggtttttttatttttattttatcatgttAGTGTTTTATAGAGAAAATAGAATGCAACTATCATCTTCTTTTAAACTAACATATACTCCCTTAAATGTCCATCATAAACTATCTACTGGTAGGAAGAAGACAAGATAAAAAACTATGCAAGAAAGATTAGTGAtacccatgaagaagaaaaagcctaATTAACCACTATATACAGAACATACACATACACGATCTGGTGTGAAAGCATAAGAGAATATTAGATTAACAGGAAACACAGCACTGTAATCCACAACTGAACTCATCTTGCAGGGAAAAAACTAGCCATACTTCATCCAACCAAACTATAATGCTTCTCATGGAGATAAATCTTCAGGGTTTGAATGGCATAGCAGAATATTACACAGCCCTGCATTCTAAGATGACGTCATTATCCAGGAAAATAACCCACCATAAGTATTAAATATAATGAACATAGCGTACGCAATAATACAAAGATATAACAAACTCTCTGTGTCAAAAGAAATGTGTATTAATATTAAGTCTTATGAAATTTTTAAGACATTCTAAAAAGCCCCAAGCAAAATGACTGTGAACTGTCATAACAGGAAGATCATCCAAATCCTGATTTCATGTGTTTGCACATTGATTCAATAAAAAATCCCATAGAAAATTTAAGAACTAGGTGTGCTGATATCTTTCAGAAAATGCGGAACCTTCAGCTTAGTACATCAAAGAACAAATTTCCAGCATTGCGCCAGCTAGTTTATAAATGAAACCAACAACCTCTTCACCCAGAACAGAGAAGTTGCTTGATTGGCAGGAGTAAAAAAATGCAAATGCAGGACTGCAATCTATCAGCCATCAGAAATAGAAAGCTTTCGGCCATAATATTATTCCTTTGAGAAAGTTATTTCAGAATTGCAGGTGACCTCCCCAACAGGAACTGTATCATGCTTGTCGTCTGAAGGACAGGCTTACGCCTTACCTTGCAAACCTTCTGACAATGTACAAAACTCAACGTGACTGGCAATATGGATACACAAAAATCTTATAGTACAAATTTTAAGACGATCTCAACCTAGCATCAACACTATGAATAAGACGCTAATCTCTATCCAAGGCAATATTCGTATAGAGTTCTAATATTAAATGCACAAGACCAGCCAGAAGGATAGGAACATCAACGAttaaaaatgataaaggaggaaaAAACCTGAGCAGGAATCTCAATCAAGGCCAACATAGATTTCTGCACAGCAAAAATCTGGGCTTCTTGTTGTAGTTTAAATATGAAGTGGAGAAACTGTTAGGTGGGAACCATAAGCTACCCACAATCTTGATAGTTCAGTGCTCAATCTTCATGACCACATAGTGAACATCCGCACACTGAATTAGCAAACTTACCACTGAGGTGAGCAGATAAATTGAAGTATTATTTACTGATTCACGAAAACACAAAGTAACAAAAACAAGTATTAACTTGTtcttcaaaaaagaagaagaagaagaagaagaagcactcaataagaaaaatttaaacACCAACGGCAAAATACTACCAGAAATGAAAATTTTTAGCATTTCCCCAAAAAAAGGATGcagtaaaaaaaaatc
Protein-coding regions in this window:
- the LOC105054270 gene encoding LOW QUALITY PROTEIN: putative vesicle-associated membrane protein 726 (The sequence of the model RefSeq protein was modified relative to this genomic sequence to represent the inferred CDS: inserted 1 base in 1 codon), yielding MGQQSLIYSFVARGTVILAEYTEFTGNFTSIASQCLQKLPASNNKFTYNCDGHTFNYLVEDGYTYCVVAVESAGRQIPIAFLERIKEDFNKRFGGGKAATAAANSLNREFGSKLKEHMQYCVDHPEEISKLAKVKAQVSEVKGVMMENIEKVLDRGEKIELLVDKTENLRSQAQDFRQQGXKDEEENVVPEHEDKADRFGHHHCINPHHNIVCLPWLQMLIWVDI